From Polaribacter butkevichii, a single genomic window includes:
- a CDS encoding family 78 glycoside hydrolase catalytic domain, with protein MLFINIKHISNYRFTIKYYKLLVVGVLTLFFTSYNSFATVNTTDLKCEYRTDPLGIDNVKPRLSWKNIDKNKTRGQKQSAYQILVASSLNNLNSNKGDYWDSGKIESDVSVNTIYQGQQLQSGQQCFWKVRVWDASGKVSAWSDNAKFTIGLLNAKDWKGEWIQKEDQSKLDHNWYRKNFILEDAPTSAMVYVASLGYHELYVNGKKITDNILNPASSYLKKRVPYIAYDISDQLLKGDNVIAVWHAAGWTRWTRIHEHKNVPYAFKLQANIKTKSKSIDLLSDTTWKCAKSYSEYIGQWEIQDFGGELIDARRIVKGWNEASFDDALWGNAVISKGKMPHTISAQMVEPQVKYKEHKPIKISKNDDGTYRVDMGTNYSGLFEINLKNGAVGDTVTIEISDIKEVRCNKSQRSKYVFDKSGSGTFTNRFNYAGGRWFTLSGLNYKPNINDIKGYTITSNRKRISAFESSNKLINEIYEMNIRTLLANTLDGIMMDCPHRERRGWGEVTVAAMYGDALPNFESGAYMDQYMQYMRDAQFSDGRTRGIVNEADRPFLMWQANNPLTIWETYRTFGDIKILKDNYKSMEKWMTWLLNHSDFQNGGSLITGEEGKRAFPGLGDWATPHGNDFRSMNSPDAVHFNNSLYAYMLAIAKQVAEELGEKEDVAKYADRLKVQRKATHANTYDSNTGNYRTGRQVDQIFALFSGVTPASEKQKVYDNLVDKMLYGFPYYDVGSSGQSLYTRYFIEEGERMDLIYELLIDKRHPSYGYFIAQGETTWPELWSSTGASRIHTCYTGIGGYFIKGFGGIRIDPENYGFQKFLIKPALVGKLTYANTMHESMYGKIISNWTKTEGKATLHIEIPVNTSSKVYIPATSADEVLEGNILASKAEGIKYVGVEKNDAVGQYIIYEVQSGVYNFTSNKLPQVNYAKPQYKGSNLSLIARASASSMYFTDAQNPGFESFRANDNDDKSWWSAKNKNEEWLEMEWMEPQKISKVVINELENNITSFKIEYWDGTNWIDVVKGSMCGSNKEVVFDAVTTTKCRLFITTATKPASIAEFQVHGLNK; from the coding sequence ATGCTTTTTATTAATATAAAACATATTTCAAATTACCGTTTTACAATAAAGTATTATAAGTTGCTTGTAGTAGGGGTGTTAACTTTATTTTTTACTAGTTATAACTCTTTTGCAACAGTAAATACAACAGATCTTAAATGCGAATATCGCACAGATCCTTTAGGTATAGATAATGTAAAACCAAGATTAAGTTGGAAAAATATAGACAAAAATAAAACTCGTGGTCAAAAGCAATCTGCTTATCAAATTTTAGTAGCTAGTAGTTTAAATAATTTAAATTCTAATAAAGGAGATTATTGGGATTCAGGAAAAATAGAAAGTGACGTTTCTGTAAATACCATTTACCAAGGGCAGCAACTTCAATCAGGACAACAATGTTTCTGGAAAGTACGTGTTTGGGATGCATCAGGTAAAGTATCTGCATGGAGTGATAATGCTAAATTTACAATAGGTTTACTAAATGCGAAAGATTGGAAAGGCGAGTGGATACAGAAAGAAGACCAATCTAAGTTAGACCATAATTGGTATCGTAAAAACTTTATATTAGAAGATGCGCCTACATCTGCAATGGTGTATGTGGCTTCTTTGGGGTATCACGAATTGTATGTAAATGGTAAAAAAATTACGGATAATATTCTTAACCCAGCTTCTTCATATCTTAAAAAAAGAGTGCCTTATATTGCTTATGATATTTCAGATCAGTTATTAAAGGGAGATAACGTAATTGCTGTTTGGCATGCTGCTGGTTGGACACGTTGGACACGTATTCATGAGCATAAAAATGTTCCGTATGCGTTTAAATTACAGGCAAATATTAAAACAAAAAGCAAGTCTATCGATTTACTCTCAGACACAACCTGGAAATGTGCTAAGAGTTATAGTGAGTATATTGGTCAGTGGGAAATTCAAGATTTTGGAGGAGAATTAATTGATGCTCGTAGAATAGTGAAAGGCTGGAATGAAGCTAGTTTTGATGATGCTTTGTGGGGGAACGCTGTTATTAGTAAAGGAAAAATGCCTCATACAATAAGCGCTCAAATGGTAGAGCCTCAGGTTAAATATAAAGAACACAAACCTATCAAAATTTCAAAAAATGATGATGGTACTTATCGTGTTGATATGGGTACTAATTATTCAGGTCTTTTTGAAATAAACCTTAAAAATGGTGCTGTTGGAGATACCGTTACTATAGAAATAAGTGATATAAAAGAGGTAAGATGTAATAAAAGCCAACGTAGTAAATACGTATTTGATAAAAGTGGATCTGGAACTTTTACAAATCGTTTTAATTACGCAGGCGGACGTTGGTTTACCTTATCGGGTTTAAATTATAAACCTAATATTAATGACATAAAAGGATATACAATAACAAGTAACCGAAAGAGAATAAGTGCGTTTGAAAGTTCTAATAAATTGATAAATGAAATTTATGAAATGAATATTAGAACCTTGTTAGCCAATACACTAGATGGTATTATGATGGATTGCCCGCATAGAGAAAGACGTGGTTGGGGAGAGGTTACTGTTGCAGCTATGTATGGCGATGCTTTGCCTAATTTTGAAAGTGGCGCTTATATGGATCAATATATGCAGTATATGAGAGACGCACAATTTTCTGATGGTAGAACGCGTGGTATTGTAAATGAAGCCGACAGACCATTTTTAATGTGGCAAGCTAATAATCCGCTTACTATTTGGGAAACCTACAGAACCTTTGGAGATATTAAAATATTGAAGGATAACTATAAATCTATGGAAAAATGGATGACATGGTTATTAAATCATTCAGATTTTCAGAATGGTGGTTCCTTAATTACAGGGGAAGAAGGGAAACGTGCATTTCCTGGTTTAGGAGATTGGGCAACTCCTCATGGTAACGATTTTAGAAGTATGAATTCTCCAGATGCCGTTCATTTTAATAATAGCTTATATGCCTATATGTTAGCTATTGCAAAGCAAGTTGCGGAAGAGTTAGGAGAAAAGGAAGATGTTGCCAAATATGCAGATCGCTTAAAAGTACAACGCAAAGCTACACACGCCAATACGTATGATTCTAATACAGGAAATTATAGAACGGGGCGTCAGGTAGATCAAATTTTTGCATTGTTTTCTGGAGTTACTCCAGCATCAGAAAAACAAAAAGTGTATGATAATTTAGTAGATAAGATGCTTTATGGTTTTCCTTATTACGATGTTGGTAGTTCTGGGCAGTCGCTATACACAAGATATTTTATTGAAGAAGGGGAACGTATGGATCTTATTTATGAGTTGTTAATCGATAAAAGGCATCCAAGTTATGGCTATTTCATAGCGCAAGGAGAAACTACGTGGCCAGAATTATGGTCTAGTACAGGGGCTAGTAGAATACATACGTGTTATACAGGTATTGGTGGTTATTTTATAAAAGGATTTGGAGGAATTCGTATAGATCCAGAGAATTATGGGTTTCAAAAATTTTTAATTAAACCTGCGCTTGTTGGTAAGTTAACTTATGCTAATACGATGCATGAATCTATGTACGGTAAAATTATAAGCAATTGGACTAAAACAGAAGGTAAAGCAACTTTACATATCGAAATTCCAGTAAATACGAGTTCTAAAGTATATATACCAGCCACAAGTGCTGATGAAGTTTTGGAAGGAAATATATTAGCATCAAAAGCAGAAGGAATAAAATATGTAGGAGTTGAAAAAAATGATGCTGTTGGGCAATATATCATTTATGAGGTTCAATCGGGTGTTTATAATTTTACTTCTAATAAATTGCCTCAAGTAAATTATGCAAAACCACAATACAAGGGGAGTAATTTATCTTTAATAGCCAGAGCTAGTGCTTCTTCTATGTACTTTACAGATGCTCAAAACCCAGGTTTTGAATCATTTAGAGCGAATGATAATGATGATAAAAGTTGGTGGAGCGCAAAAAATAAAAATGAGGAATGGTTAGAAATGGAATGGATGGAACCTCAAAAAATAAGCAAAGTTGTTATAAATGAGTTAGAAAATAATATAACAAGTTTTAAAATTGAATATTGGGATGGCACCAATTGGATAGATGTAGTTAAAGGTAGTATGTGCGGAAGCAATAAAGAAGTAGTATTTGATGCTGTTACAACTACAAAATGCAGATTATTTATTACTACGGCAACAAAACCTGCATCAATAGCCGAATTTCAGGTACACGGTTTAAATAAATAA